DNA from Lates calcarifer isolate ASB-BC8 linkage group LG14, TLL_Latcal_v3, whole genome shotgun sequence:
TGTAGGGAGCCAGTAGATCCACTTTCACCCATTGACTGGGTTCGTTTTTAGTTATGCTGCAGGTGCTGATCCGATTACCGTCAATTACACTGCTGGCTTTACCTGCAGTTTTCCATCTTAAGGAGGATTGAAAAGCCACTCCTCTCAAAGCCACATTTTCTAGGGAGGATGAAGGAATTAAAGACAGTGAATACAAAAAGCATCTGTAAAATTATCCTACACAGataacaagaaagaaagataaCAATGTCTTCTTGATTGAGGCCAGTTAAACAATGAGGCCCTAGGTGTTTAAAAGGCCtataaagcaacaacaaaagacTAAGACTAGAAAGGTTAAGATTTTTTGTAATCAAGACCTTTCAAAGGATGTACAGTGGTGATGAGGAACAGTCTAAGACCTTGAAAACCCCTGGTGTAGAGGAAACAGTCAGATAGGAAAAGATGGAAACACAACACTCCTTTTGTTGTCATTCTTTTTGCCCTTCCAACATTACATGACCACTAAAAGCAACACACAGTGTAACAgatatgcattttaatgttaaaactTTTTGACGGTGCGTGAAACTTACCAAGAATAGTACCATACACCTGCACTTCACAAACAGTCAGAGTCTTTGCTTGTCCGGGAAGGATAACGTGAACAAAGCGGCCCGCCTTTATTTCACACTGGAATTTGTAGCTGCGTTGTCCTGCTACAACAGTGATGATGCCACACCTGACAGAAGGAGGAAGcgtgaatgagaaaaaaaagaataatagtGGATGGTAGTATGTTCTGTTTTGTTCCTAATAAACCACCTGTGGTTGCTGGTGTCATTCTTGAGGCCGATGCGAATCTCAGCACCATTCAGCTGCTCTGGGCAGCAGTCTCCAATGCTGACGACAGACACAGCAGTTATGTGGTAGATACTCATCAAGTCCACCTGCCACCAGGGGTCGTCTTGTTGTGGGAGTGAGGTGCAGGTTTCTTCAAATGTACTTGGCATAAGGTTTTCATCGAGGGCCAGATATGGATCAGGTGGTGAAACTCCAGAAGGTGAATTTTCGGACAGTATAGCTATTCCTCTCGGTGCCACGTTACCTTGAAAAAGAATCAGTAACAGCTTCAGTACAGTTCAACAAGTCAAAGTGTCCACAGCCATGCTAGAGGCTTTGGATTGGTTCATCACCAAAGTGCACAAAAGAGTGCCTGCAAAAGATCTGCAACAGATTGTTGGGATATTTCAGTTTAtaccaaaatggtggaccagCCAAGCCTAACCGGAATATCTCATCTCATCTAGGGTGAGgaagaccaaaaaaaacaaaaaaacaaaaacaaaggcttACGGACTTTATATTATTGTTCTTTAATTATGTATAAGGTCTCCCGGCAGTTcgtgattacatttttttgagaaaaagaataagaaaCTGAGCttaattcttttttcttccttttttaagACTATTCAAGGCCTGTACATATCCTGAATAACCAGAGatgaaaaagagtgaaaaaattaacaaacaaaagcacaaaacaaaatttgtgcagcagaactttgtttcctctttcctaTCCTATTAATCATCTCATAACCAAAGCGTGAGTACCAAACTGTATTAAGTAGTTAAAACTAGCTTCACCTCAACCAGCTACAATAGTAAAGTGCTGCTTACAACACTCAACTCACAATTTTGaaagcaggacttttacttgtaatgaaTGAACTTGTATTTAATttatacttaagtaaaggatatGAGgatttcttccaccacagctttccatacaaaatattttcttacctgTCTGATGGGTAATCCTCAAACTGAGAAGGACAGATCCTggaaataaagttaaatattatataaactGAGCATGGATTTCCTTGTGGCTTTCAAACACATTATAGTCTCAAAATGTGGCTCACTCTTTGACAAaatctaattaattaattaaggtAAAATTTGTCTTCACCATCCAGGATTTAATCTGTGAATGAGCCACACTGTCATTTAAGGAATTAAGTTATCTACCACCAtttaaaaaaccaaacaaaaggaCTAATtcaaacatatatatatttctatgtGACTTACCCCAGATAAACATGTATTTGAAACTCCACTCCATGATCTACAGGAAGTTTTTAGGAATATAAATTTCACATTAAGGGTTAAGATAAAGCATGTTTTAAAACCTCTTAATCAAAAATGAGCTTTCACTCAAATGACTGTGTTGCCCTTCCTTCCAGTGATAATCAATTGAACTatgcaaataaatgcaaacCACATTcctattataatatttacagtcCTGCCCTGGTGACCCAGAAAGTCTTTTTAATGTATACGTtttacccacaatgcaatgcacaaagCAATTCACAGCTGGGAAACATTAAACTTTTtgtcttggttttatttttcttattcatGTTTAGGGAAAATTACATTGAATATTAAATACACTGATATCTAAAGGCCTTGTTATTAATATTTcacaatatatttttgtttttattgaaatacaTCCATATAGTTATTGATTTTCAGGAGAAAAATTAaggtgttttgcattttgaattattttgatGTTACTATCCTGTAGACAAAATCCTAGTTAAGTAGGTTAATGGATATCTAAAATAACCTATAGTGAGTTAAGCCTGCCACTGATTTGTATGAGGTGCACACTGTTCCTCAGTAAAGACCATTCAAATCAAGTGCTCCTAAAGTTTTGTTTAAACAAGACAGATTTTCTCCGCTGGCGTCCTCCATGCTGACTTTTCAGCTCAAATTtgattttttcatttgattaacCAAACTTTGCACATGTACAGGAAAATCATATCAAGTACACGTGCAAATAAATGGGATGGCACTGTGATATGcacaatgcaacacacacagggTCACAATGTTGACCCCCTTGGCAAACAGCACTGCTCAGAAATGActcaaggaacacgacaaaaGCATTGACCGCTAAGGTCCCCCAGATCCCAGACTGATTGATCCAGTCatgctgggggaggcccctgccactggggagtgATGTTGTCATTGAGCAATAAGATTCTCCAGTGTTTTAGATTGatcaacatttttcatttattgacTACACATTCCATTTACCATGTCGCCCTGTTGCtgtaaaacaggaaacatgatTACAAAAGATGCATATCTAATGAATTCCACAGTAAATTCTGTCAGGATTCTGCGTCACACActcatttttagcatttttagaGGATTATATGAAGTAGAtagttcagacagaaaaacaaacaaacaaccactgCAGTAATTTAGGAATCAAACCTCCAAACTGTGTACAACAAAGGAATACAAACTTGTTTTTCTaataaaaagaggaagggagTTGCTGTAATTGTCATCAGGTCGTCACTCTGGACCCGTTCAAAGTTAAAACTCTGAATGAGGTTTAATTGATGTTAATGACCTGTCCACATTCATCTGTTGGAGAAAGACACAGCAGCGATCAGATGaagtaacatacagtatatacacatcACTGTGATTatgatgattaaaacaaaatcaatgaaAAGTCCAACAATATCAAACGATACAAATTTCGTTCCTGTTGGAATCGGTACCTCTGTTTTGTGGCTGTGGCTCTGTCCTTAAACTCAGCAGCCTGACATTAACTGAGCCCTGTATGTTCAGCTCTGCCTCCAActaaagaaaaaaggaaagatgaaAGCTCTTTGTTGTTATACTATAAGTTGAAtggaaataattaaatatttcacagctgCTTCCTGTACCTGCTGTAAGAGTGGCTGTCTGGTGGTTGGATCTTTGAGGTTAGCATCAGTCAGAATCCTCATCTTCACTGTAGTCCTTCTCAGAGGACCTGgaaattgaaattattttttaaaaagaaaaaaaagcaaaagacgttcttaaaaaatacaaaattcatATAATACTATAATCTTAACATGCTATTCTTAtcatgatagatagatagatagatagatagatagatagatagatagatagatagggaTTAAACAGTTTACCGTGTTTGATGGTGGTGTATTCAGTCAGAGGAGCTGGGGTCACTTCAGTTATTCCTGTAAGAACAATGacaagaaggagaggagaatgaagaGAGGAGTCAAAATGTCAACCAGAAACTGATTTAGCTTCTTTTGTTTCAGGGTTTTTCTTGCAGCTGACAGTGTCTGATTCTGCTCTGCCTGTATAGCAGGAAAATGTTGACATGAATGTAGATTGACCAAGATAATCcataattaatttcatttttagagCGCTTTTCAACAGTAATATCACAAAGGGCTttgaagaggaaaataaaaaaaaggttcacTATTCAGTAGGCATTATCTGAAACGTCTACAGAAGGTATTACACACCTCCTGCTGCAAGTGACACCCCTGTCTTacaccctttctctctgtcccagATAACTTGAACTGTAGGAAAtgaccagcagggggagctGTAGACTGTACCAACAGGTGGGAATGGGTGTTAGATATTTGCAGTAAACGTGGATGGAGCGCTTGTGTAACAGTCTCTGTCCAGTGTGAGTCTTTTTGTTTAGTGGCTCACCAGCGCCCTCCCTCAGTGAGTAAATGTCACTGGCAGCGAGTGTGAAACTTTAATTTATATCAGTCTGTGCTTCACCTTATTAAAATGCCCTACAAAGTGTAGCGAGTGCATGTAACATATTTTCAGTGTGCTGCTAGACGCACACCTCCATCCACCAGTCCTCCACCCAGCAATTAGAAACTGAGCTTTAAAGGAGAACATATCTGCAGTCTTTGAGCTTACTTTGGCAGAGGAAGTTGAAACTGGTCTCGCATTTCGAGTCGTTCCATCTCCCTCTTTGCATATTAACACAAGCCTGAGTGTTGTTTTCGTTATCGGGCTGGGACCCGCACCACCACCTGAACGAGGAGCTGCTGCCATCCGACCACTTCCAGGCGTCTCTGCGCAGGCCGATCCAGGCCTCCTGCACGGCTGCGTTTCCCTGCAGCCTGCTCGTCAACTCCTCATTCTCAGCCGGGCTCCTCACGCTGACCAGATCTGTGTAGTGCTGCCTGCAGTAGCTCTGAGCCTCGAACCAAGTCTTTGTCTCAGTCACCAGCACATACTGATCATCTGCTTTATCtacatggagagaaaaacagcaaggtAGAACAAACTGGATATAATTTGtgaataaaaaccaaaaatctTTATTCAAAAGATCCGTAACAAAGCACCCGGTTTCAAGGTGCAGCTCACCTCTGAAACAAATGAGAGGCCTTTTGACGAGCGTGCAGCTGTAGTCCCTCCAGAGGCCGTCCTCCGTCATGGAGGCACAGTGCTCCACTGACCCTGCATTGTCCGGCTGACCTGCCTGCCACTGCCTGAAGTCCGTCCTCACTCCGTCGTAGAACTGCTCACCCACCAGAGACCAGTTCCAGCTGTTGACATCGTCGTACAGACCGATCCAGAAGGCAGCGTCCAAGTCCTTTGTCATGTTGTGGATTCTGCTGTTGGTGTTCTCACTAGATATGGTGGCCAGGTCCCCGTACTCTGCTCTGCAATAGCCCTGAGCCTCCACCCAGCTCATCTTCAAGTTAGTGATGAGGATGTACTCATGGATGTAGTACGTGTACTCTATGAGGTGAATAATATGTCAACATCTACATCTACATATCATGTACACTAACATTTCTGGTTCAGTGCAAAGTGTAAGTgttcatatttttcttatttgtctATACGACAGCTTTCCATTCATTTCTGCACACGCTTAATTTCCCACTTTAATCATTTCAGGTTGATTTTCTTAAGTCTCTCTGAACATTGCTCTGTCCAGCCACTATAATCTGTTGGATGGTTGTTGGAGGCAATATGAAAACCCAGCAGAAACTACTCTGGGCTGAAAAAAGGTGTTGCCAACTAGTTTAATTCATAATTTACTCtacagattttttatttaattctgaacatcatttaaaaataagatCATAAATCACAGAACTCTTTCAGTTATCTATCAGAAATCTATAAAGGAAAGCAAACAGCATAAAGTTACAGTTCAGGAGTTTAGATGTCTGGGAAGGCAGAAAAATACATTCTGATTTCTAAAACAATCATTGCAAaattgttattttcttcttaaTTTACTATCTGTCGATCAAAAATTACGTTTAAGTTACTAGTTTTTTCTTACCTGTCTGTTGTGTGACCTCCAGAGTGTTTAGAAAAATCCCTGTGAATTagaagatttttaaaaaatcactgtcAAAATAGAACACACATGAACAAGGATACAAATGAAAGTATATATCCTgagtaaataattaaaattttgcttatttttttaatcaaagttgatgaggaaaaaagtacaaaccaaagaaaagaaGTTTCTTTAAACTTCCCTCCATGATCTGCAGTAAAAAGACAAATTCCACGTGTcttctttaaaatatataacaaCTATAAGAACACAAAATATCCCTGTACTTCTGTTACAGTGGTCTCACCTCCACTCTCTGTGTCCTCACTTAGAAGAAAATTTACTCGAGCATCTCCTGCCCTGACGCTGAGTTTGGATGCTAAATGGTCCGTGACCACAAGTAaatggttgtgtgtttttgtttgctcacTTCCATCTTTGTGAGTTTAAGATGCTCAGACACAGGGATGCTGGTGCAAAGTGAGAGGCCACAGTAAAGACGCAGAGATTAAGGTAAAGCTTAgagttgtggtgtgtgtgttatgaaCGAAGCGTGTGAGCTCTGTCTCACTTCTTAATCATGTCAGTCctcacacaaatgtgtgtgtaagagacgTTCCTCCATATGTTTTGGTTTGCAGTAGACCACTGCAATGTGTACATGACAGTCTGGACAGGACATTTGGTTACCGTCAGTCAATGTTTGTCTGAGGAGTCAAAACTACATCTTTGTTTTGAAAAGACCAGGTGAGCTGCTTGTTTGTCTCactacacactgagagaagagTCTCAATTTTTTATGATGAAGTTTTTTATTGTCCTTGAAATTTTAGTGTACGATTATTGCACCACATCagcattcagtcatttttatagATAAAGCAAAGTCTCCTGCTACTAACAAAACTTGCCAGGTCTCAGTTCTGGACCTCTGCTCTTTGTTAGGTGATCATTTGTAAATACTATTAGTAGTAATAGTGTCACAGAGCTCCTTGCATGGCTGTCAACGCTTAGTCTTGTTTGCAAATGTCTGAATGTATCACTTAAATATAAAGAAAGATAATTAAGGTTTTACAATCTGCTCCAGATCATGAAATCTAAAGCCCTTTGACCTTTGTTATATTTCAAACCTGACTTACTGTCCTCTTCACCTCATATTAAAAAGTTGGGCGTTGACTGCATGTGACAGacacaattttaaaaacacaggaaaaacattcaACCTTGTACAAAACCCAACGTGACATTCTCaaatttcttcttgttttttttaatcagtcaaCCATTCAAAACTCAAAAGATAAAAGTTATTTATAGAGGCACAAAATCCTTGTAGACTATTATTAATTCAGACTTTCAGGTCTTGGATGTAACAAaaatgctgctctctgtgtaATGCGCTTTCAGTGTCCTCAGCATGTCAGATCTGAGCCTGTCCGAGGGAATCGGGGTTCACCTGCCCGATCTCTACCACCTGTGGAGTCTCTGTTCTGGTGTCCCTGCAGGTAATCCAGCACAGATATCCGTCTACTATCAGACGCATGTTTGTCACACATAAAAAAGTCTCTACGAGGTGTCCAGGAGCATAATCATTATCAAGGAGCATGCACTCTGCCACAAAACTAGGACCATAAGTTAAGAAGGACACCAAGCTTGGCCTAAGAACTAGGTCCAAGCCTTTAATGCCCGACATGCAGGCTGCAACAATAATAGCCAAAACCAGAATGATGGACACGGTTCccagaaacacagcagcttcTGTAACCTGAAAGAAAAGAATGCAGATGAGATCCAATGTGAGGACTACGGGTCAGAGACACATAGACCGGTAAAGTTTTAGCGCCCTCGCGCGGCTGACTGGTCAGGATGAACTCCAGGACCACCAAGAGGTGCAGAAGTGTTCCGCATCGTCTGGACGCGAACCACACGGCCAGCAGTTTGTCGCAGTGTTTCAAATGGCAGGTGGAGCCCCACAGCACCACCGCCACCGCGGGAGTGGACAGCGACTGGAGGAGGGCAGCGAAGATCAGAGACACCTTGAACACTGTCAGGTGTTTGGTGTTGACTTTCTTGCAGCACGCAGCAAACAGGAAGGCCAGGAGTGTAAGGACACCGAAGCAAAGACCACCCAGGAGAAAGCCGAGAGCGTTGTTGTTCCTGACGAAGAATCTGTCGCCTGGGTCGGTGCTGAGGAGGCGGCTGGCACCATGGAGAGCTACAGAGTCATTCATCCTTTCTTTTAAAGACGGAAAAGCACTGATTAGTAACAAATCGATGACCATGCATACAACAACCATAAAAGAAAAAGTCCGTGATCCCAAACGGACACACCAAactcacaaacaaaaacaaaattctctacattttcaaagtttccttgCTGGATATCgaagatgaactctggtttttaatgatCGCAAAAACGTTTTAACTGGTCTACaattcagcattactcttgaacttgctggaccTTACTCCGGCAGgttaagctgctgactatcactcagttagtgGGAGATTTGTGCCTGATCACTACAGTTACACAGAACAAGAGCTATTACAATACAGTCATCAAAAATTATTCTGAAGTTGTTGTTCGGAtttaaaatagttacataatgttgctttaatataacaaaaacacatttaaaaggcTGATACCAGTGAAAAAATCAACTGAATCTACTTCAGAAAGATATTGTTAATTTGGCCATACACTTCTGAATGGAAACAACATCTTATGTTAAACATTTGAACAGTAAAGTACAGAAAGAAGTCCGGTGTCTTGTCTTACCTGTGTAGTTTGAATCCTGATAAAAGTGAagatctgtctctctgtttctctgaacCTGTTTGTGACCTGAACTGAACTTATACCTGCTGGACCTCCTACTATTATTGTTTAACACTAGTGAACAGGTTGTGGTGCCATGAACAGATCCCCAGTTGGCAGCCTCTGGATCATATGATGTGAACTACATTATACACTacctgtttattgttttattgaagATTGTAATAATCCTCCGAGTCATTACGAAGAAAGCATTGTATACACTTtatcctgtctgtctgtcactgccAATAAACATGACTCATTTCAGGTTTTAAACAGACTTTGACACTTAAACACTTTTTGTGCATGctctaatttaattttttaacgTTGCTGTTTTAATGTGCACAAAAAGATACTACAAGCCAAGACAAACTAGACAAGTCTgactaaaaggaaaaaaagtaaaacagcaaaaacaaacaacaacaaaaaaaaaaacaattaacttACCAGATATCttctgaaaatacaaataataactGAGGATTCGTCAAAGGAATAGCTAGACATTTTGGGGCATTTGCTGGATAGCAAAGAAGGCCAAACATGAAGAAATTCAACATCCATTTCAAGACTGTAtcttttattaaacattaaataaatcactccctctcccttctTCATCTCTTCACCAGTGCTTCCTTTATTCATCTGTCTTAGTCAGCAGgtttctcattattttcagGGTCTCCTCAAGCCCACCTTGATGCTCGTAGGAAGTCCCATTTCTATCAGTAGATTGTGAAACTGCCATGGTACAAAAAGTTTAATTCAGCAAATGTAGCAAAGTCCAGGTGGCATTTTGTGACTGATCTTAACTCTGTGTATCTTACCTCAACTAACACCAGCTCTTCAATGTCATCTTCACTCAGCTGTATCTTAGAGGTGAATGTCACTCCCAGGTTGATCACATGCTCTGCTTAGGAAAACATGCATTGActttagaaacacacacatatatcttcTTTAAGTCTATgcaggttctcagtcatccaggtcattgTAGTCATAAGTGCCAGAGTTGAAATAGAGttgacttcttttaggtttcttgaagatgtttcacttCTCATCCAAAAGACTTCCTCAGTTCTAgaaactggttggggagtctCTGGGACGTGGTCCTGAGAGTCTCATTAACCGACCCTGTCGTTATGTGAGTCATTAGAGGTTGTGGGCTACAACACCAACTATCAGCCACCTATA
Protein-coding regions in this window:
- the LOC108890727 gene encoding uncharacterized protein LOC108890727; the encoded protein is MSWVEAQGYCRAEYGDLATISSENTNSRIHNMTKDLDAAFWIGLYDDVNSWNWSLVGEQFYDGVRTDFRQWQAGQPDNAGSVEHCASMTEDGLWRDYSCTLVKRPLICFRDKADDQYVLVTETKTWFEAQSYCRQHYTDLVSVRSPAENEELTSRLQGNAAVQEAWIGLRRDAWKWSDGSSSSFRWWCGSQPDNENNTQACVNMQRGRWNDSKCETSFNFLCQRITEVTPAPLTEYTTIKHGPLRRTTVKMRILTDANLKDPTTRQPLLQQLEAELNIQGSVNVRLLSLRTEPQPQNRGNVAPRGIAILSENSPSGVSPPDPYLALDENLMPSTFEETCTSLPQQDDPWWQVDLMSIYHITAVSVVSIGDCCPEQLNGAEIRIGLKNDTSNHRCGIITVVAGQRSYKFQCEIKAGRFVHVILPGQAKTLTVCEVQVYGTILENVALRGVAFQSSLRWKTAGKASSVIDGNRISTCSITKNEPSQWVKVDLLAPYNVTLIQLSFSENSYGDEVWVDDTR